The stretch of DNA AACCTTGATTCTTTTTCGATTAACATCAAAATCAAAACTGCCCAAACGGGATGCAGACCGATACTCAACAATAGACTTCTTTCCTGGTGGAAACCAGAACTCGACATCATCTACAAACTGATACAAAGAAAAGACAGTTGCCAATCATTATTGAATTTTCATCCAAATAGCATGATATCTGTGATGCTACAACTTACCCCTAAAATAGGACTTTCGTACTCAACTCGCACATAATCATCATTCTTTTCCATGATTTTGGGTCTAAAATTGTCCGGTCCTGTTGATTCTATCTGCAATTAACAATGAATTTGTAGTTCCTTCAAGAAACAGACATACAGAAACAGAAGTCAATGTACTGAACTGTAAGGAAGCTTACCACTTCAAGAAGCTCCTGCATTGCTGCCTCTTTGCTGACAGAGTTTTTGCTCCCTCTCCCTCCTTCGGGATTGTAGTTCCTGACAATGGCACAACTCACTCAATCAATAACATATTGTCCCAAATTTTACTCCGTTTCAGGATGTGTCTATCATGGTATCAAAGCCATCGTGACCTTTGGTCATGGGTtcgaatcctggcaacctcaaaaactcctcaaaaactctcGAAGTGGAATTCCAGCAGAGGGTatgggggagccggtgcacaactaaccactcttcaagcccaatgggcatttgagtgagggagcctAATAGGAAAAATTATACGGAGTAATAGTTGGCcccaaccatcaccttaaggtttttgTTGTAACAACAATTTTTTGGAGGATGACGGGGTAACCAGCAACCGCTACCTTTAGTGTGCACTGGATAAAAAGATAAGGGATGAGAAAATAAAGAGGTTGAATGAATAAACATACCAAGGAGGGGCATAATGTGTGAAGTCACTAGAGTTCTCAGAAGTGGAAATGCAGTTATTGGTAGCTGGACATAAGGCCAATGAAGGTGGATTCTTTTGCACTCCCAAATAACTTGGCTTTGTTCCACTGATAAAAATAAAACACCATCAACAttgaaatcaacaaaacaattaaaataaaagacGAGCATCACTAGTAATACTAAAACTCGGTGACATTAGGTGGCGCTGTTTCATTTTCCGTAAAATCACATAAGGAGTATTAACTAGTACAAGTATAAGTTTAATAAAAAAGTGACCTGAAATGAAAGAGGGCGCCTAGTGTAGCTATCTCACTGCTTCTAAGAATAACTTCTCTACGATTTATTATTTGATCAAATTTCTTGGTTTTCTTGTTTTGATCTTCTTGACGACAAGATGAGACACGGAAATGGGACGGAAAAACCGTGGTTAAGTATGATTTGTATTGAGTTACATTTTTGGTGTTACATGGGAAACTTGGATGATATGCCACCATTGATGCCATTTTTGTAAGAAAAGAGCATGTGAATTGTGTAATTAAATTGTGTTGATGTGTTTGTTTGTTTGGTGGTAGATGAGTAGATGACTGGTTTTGATGTGTACATACAAGCCGAAAAGTGTGGACTGTGGATGGCTTATAGGTTGAGCCGCAATTTTGGTAGGTAACTAACTATGCAAGCCCACTTACACATGATTTCAACGTGGTTGAAATGTGAAAATTACAGTAATGGAAAGTGATTAGATTATAATAGTATTCACATTGCTACTTTCTTTCCACTGATCAGTGACCTGGGCCGCCGGCCGGGTCTGGCTATATGAGGGGAGCGGGCTAGGCTAGCCCGTGCTATTTCATGTTTGATCCGAGATCGGCCCATCATGGGGCGGGCTAGAGCGGACCAGGTAGTCTAGAGTATTCTTTTGTTCTTTACGACTGAAGCGGGTCGGGCCATCGAAATTGAAGCTTGGCCCCGACACTAGTGGTGAGTCGAGTCAGTTGTGCCAACTCGCACTTTTTTCTACCTCTACTAATCAGCTGAAATCAATGATTTTTTTTTCAAGCTTTAAAACAAAAATTGTATTATGGAGATTTGTTTATAAGAGTGAACTATTTTCACTAAATATTTTGTCCGATTAGGAGGTACGACTACTTTTTCAAATAGTAACTTTCGTCTTACTCgaaatttcaaaataaaaataaagaaagtaATAACCAAAGTTATGATGCTAATGATGCTGCTGAAAAATCTAGTTATTGCAGCTCGGCGGTTTTCAAGGCTGAGACCGCAACTCGAGTACAAACAAGAGGGATTTTCCTAATTTTGAATTGGGTTATGAAAAAACACCTCCGGCATGTGAATCTTTTCTCCGATTGTCTCTCAATTATTTGTCAGATTGCAAAACATACATTGGAAAAACAAAAGAGTAATTGAAAACACCATTAATATTGCTAGCTAGTTGCTTTCATTGTTTGTCGATTAGTTTCATTCCGCGTCATCTTAATAAGAGAGCACACGATTAGCTAAAGTCGCGTTGAACTCATGTATGTAAAACTTATCTATTTTAGCCTATAAAAAAAGAAGTAACAACCAATATTGACAACGACATTACTTATAAACACTAAATAACGGTCGGTGTAAAAGCAGTTCAaagactatacatctgaggtagtactcttattgtttattttctgagttttattttaaagtttttgagttctgctttagtataaagtttttgagcacatttactaaaacattacactaaaaaatataatattgctcaaaaactatatttataaatggtaatatgctcagaaaaaatgtgtatatgctcaaaaactacaaaGCATCCTTTTTCTCGTGTAAAAGGGTAGTCATAAATCATCAATGTTTAAAATGTTTAGGGCGTTTGGTTCTTAGGAAGGTACCGGTTTGGAATCAGGAATTAAATTAAGGTGATATGAGTTTGAAACCTCATTTCCATTTGTTCACTTATGGAATAAGGAATTAATTCTTTTTATACTTATTGATTTTGTACTATTTACCAAtatggagtattttttttttccgtAAAGTTTTATTGGAGGAAAATCGCGTTTTTGTTTATGGATGAACCCGACAGGAACCCGATATGAACTCGACCCAATATTGACCATATTAGATTGATAACCCAACAATTATTAAGCTTGATTCCAATCAGAATAAAAATGACTTCGTGTTTAATTTCGTCCTTTTGACTTAGTAATGAGATGAGTAGTTAGCAACCGAATCAAATAATGGTCGAAAAATCAAAAACTAAACCTAATGGCAATTTCTCATTtatgacggacactatccgtcacaagcttatgacggataGTGACCCTCTCACACAATTGCAAGTGGGACAAATATGGAGCGTctcacttgccctcccacttgcataTTGCGATAGGGTCACTATTCGTCACAAACTTGTGGTAGATAGTGGccatcacaagcaagacgctttgctAATATCAATAGTAAAAATTGGAGTAATGCGATAAAGTAACAAAACCCGACAATGACCGGACTCAAACACGATAATATGACCCGATCCAAACCCGACTTAATAATGAAAACATTTCTCTCatattttcttttcaaaaaaGTTGCTTCTAAAAACACTGAGAAGCTTGTGCAGCAATCTTAATTTTTGTTTAAAACGTCAAAATTCAAAACACACACCCTTTCATCTCACACTCCATTCTCTCACTTGTTCAACAATGGCGCGTAACAAGGTACTTCCTCTACTTTCTTCAGCATTCTTTTAGTTTTAGTGTTTGTATTAGCATCATCTATGTTCAAATTAACTTAATTTGGAGTTTAATTTGCTCTTATTCGTTTCTTCTGATCGTTATTAGGATAATTAATTGAGCTAGGTTTGGTTCTTATCTACTTCGTCTTTGCTCAAAATTGCATGTTTTTGTATGTTAATGTTTCGGTTCGCGACGAATTTAAGGTTTTGGAGTAGGATTTGATATTTTTAATTTAGAAAATGTCAATTTAGGTTAGGTTTTCATTTTAGTTGAGTTAGTTATTGCATTTCCAGTTTGTATTTTCGGATATTATGTTTCGATTAGTCAATGTTTGATATTATGAAGAAGTTATGGTTGTTGGAGTAAGTAGAATTTGATAGTTGATATTGTATTTTACAAAATGTCAACTCAAGCATTTATAAATTAAAGGTTGGGGTTTCATTTAGACGATTAAGCGGAGTTGCTTATTGCATTTTCATCTTGTATGTTTGGATATTATGTTTCAATTAGTTATGTACCGAGTATTTCTATAAGGATGATTAGATTTCTGGTTAAGTTGGAGTATTTACAAAGTACTAATAGCCAATTTGAGTCGACTATACATAGCTAGTAGGTGTTTGATAGGTTTTTGGAGGAAAGTGGTTGGATTGAGGTTTGTTGATTTGTCCGTAAACCTTTTGGAAAATTGAAATGTTCATCCTGAAAAGGGTTTTAGGGGATGTTTTGTGCATGAACACTTTGTACTTTGGATGCCCGTGGATGAAAGTTGGCGAGGAATGGAAATGAAAGGGAGAGAAAataatcttatactccctccgtaccacaccaaaggtaacgtagggaaaaatggagtatttaagaaaaagtggaaaaagtaagggtaaagagggaaaaaataggtggggtatgtaattgtgggtttaattgtgggttggtaggtggggtatgtaatggcattttgtgtaaatatcaaatgggtataaggataacttggtaatgttgtgggccaaataaggaatgttacctttggtgtggtacgtccgtttatagtaagtgttacctttggtctggtacggagggagtagtaaAGGAAAGGATCGGGCGAGAAAGATTGAGAGAGGGAGGGTCCAAAATTGTTTGTTTAGATTACATTGTATGTGGTAAAAAAGTCGCTGGAGCCATTTTCCCGCCTTATCAAATAAAatcatatttcttgtaaaatTGGCAAGATTTTGAGAATGTTGCTTCTCTCTCTTCACCTTAACATTACTCCATTTCTTCAAGGGATCCCGCAAATTGCTGGGTTGCGGGGTTGGATGTACGCAGTCTTATTCATGTCATTGTTTCCAAATAGATCCAGAATGAATATTCTCCAAAACTGCACCTAAAGAGTGTCACTtcacaataaaaaaaaagagTGCTTTAGTaagccattttgctttattccatcacgATTTAGAATAAAAAAATAATGCGTCTTTGGCTCCATTGAAAATCGGAAGATCTCTTCACATTCATGCTTCCAATTCGTGCCTGCATTTAGGTTGCTTGAATTTACCCTCTTGAATTTGCTTAAACATGTGCATGAAGAATTAAATCCAGACTTGATATGAATAATGGTCCGTCCTATCATTGGTTTTTAACTGCTCCATTTCCTTCCTCTGCCCTTGCTTCAGTTTTTCTCTACTGAACCAAGTGTTGGAGTAAACAAGAACCTAGAAAGGAGGAAAAATTCGTCAAAGTTGTATTTGGCAAAATAGATGCTAAGAATTTTCTTTGTAATTGTGAAACTGTTATGCCAGATTGCCAGACATGTCTCTTCGTGCCGCCAAGGAGAATGTAAATAGTACTATATGCCATTAGTTAGATTAGGATGTGTAGGTAACATAAAATTTAAGCAGCATCACAGTATATTACTATTTTAGTATATTTGTGAATGAATATAATTTTGTACTCTTGATGATAGGAATCATTGATTTTATTGCTGGACGTTGGTCCGAAGATGCATGGTGTTCTTCCACAGGTTGAGAAAGTTTGTGCCATGCTTCTGGAAAAGAAGGTTCACTTTCTATATGATATGCTTTTCTTTTCCCCTTCTATGCTGTTAATACTGAGTGGATTAGTGTAAAATGCTGATTGTTTAATTTTTATGCGCAGCTCATGTATAACAAATATGATGAGGTTGGAATAGTCTTGTTTGGGACTCAAGGTACCTTGTTTTGTGCCTACTAACTATTCATGTTCATGCACATGAATGTAGtctcttatatttttttttttgggcttcCACATCCTGAACGTTGTTATTCACGAGGATTTGATACGTTGGGTTTCATTAAGTTCTGTTTCAATTCGAGGCAAACATAGGGAAAAAAACAGTATCGGAAAGAAGGGTGGCATAAAGCTTGAAGTTTTTTGCATTACGCTGTAAATTGCAGAACATGATGAGTGACTAGACTCTGAAATAAATCCAAATGGTTTTCTTAATTTTACAGATTTTGTGATTTCTTGCTTTGGGTCCAGATTATAAATTATAATTTTCTTGAAACAGCAGGTAGTAGGTGCTTTTTTGTAAACAAGGGTATGATAGAAACCACCTCTTTTTTTTATCTCAGTGGTTAGGCTGCATACTTCGAATCTCCCTTATGCAGAACCCTCTTTAGATGCATTAGTGTAACATTTATGTCATAATTTTGATATATGGGAAGCATCAGTTTCTTTTGCTGtacgcttttttttttcttttttcttctttgagTCTTACTGTAGTACTGCAACTAATGTAATGTGATATTTATTGTACCTCATGACTTTGCTGCATGGCGGGACTATGCCAGGGCCTGAAAAACTACGTTTATTTGACTCTTCCAACTTTTTGCTGAAAGGAGATAGGCTTTGATTGGCCACATAATTTCTTTGATTCCATAGTGTTTACTTACCCTTGCCATCCATCTTAAGGCTTCATTCAATGCATGCTTGTGATCTGCAGCATGTGAAGTTGGTCTAGGATTGTGGGCCACAGTCGAGATTATCGATGTGTTTGGTGCTTCTACTTTTAGATTTTTTCTTGCAGTTAATAATTGCAATAAACAGGGTCACAAGCCACAACGTTATTATTAAGAATTAATCTAACAGAGAAGAATGTATATCATTGCATTTGGTGCATTTAGCCACGCATTACGATTAAGAGATTAATCTAACAGAGATTAATCTTGCTTTTCTTTTGAGCATATTAGAAGCCAGTTTTTAGCGCCCTTATAACTTATAAGTCTCTTATTTGAATCTCAGAAACAAACAATGATTTGACGAGGGAAGTAGGTGGATATGAAAATGTCATGGTACTGAGGAGTATTAAAGTTGTAGATGGAGACTTGGTGGATGCTGTCGAGCAACTTCAACGAGGGACAGTTCCTGGTGATTGTATCTTTTCATGGTTGTTTTTGCAATTTCCGTTAGATTTTAAGCTTATTAAgctttttcttttcttatttttttttatctttgcATACATTCGAACTAAGTTATGGTTGGTTAGTTGAACTATAAAGTCCCATTGATAACGTTCGAACACCATTTGAATCTGGCGTTGTCGTTGGAAAATGTCTTCCGGCTGTTTTCTTTTTGTGTGTACATTCCAATACCTTCATGATAAGGTGATATCTACTCTGCTTGATACACCAAATGTCACTCACTACCGATTTGGTTTAGATCAGCACTTGTATAGTTGTATGAGAACTCTTTCTGCATTTGTTTTCTAGTTCTCTTATTTTATGGTATGTTATGTCTTTCTATTACTCTGTATGTGTTTGTATTGGCTTCTATTCTCTGTTCCTGGCACTTCAGAGCTCAGACTGACGACCAAATTCAAATGCTATTTGCATTGGTCATCTGAGAATGATTCCACTGTCTTATGCAGTGTATTAGCCAGCTGGGAATGATTTCCACTGTCTTATGTAGTGTACCTGTGTAGCTTATCCAACGTATCAGTAGATACGTTAGTTCTTCTGTTCTTAATTATTTTGTTTTATAGTCCTTAATTCCTTGTTCTATTTCTCTGTTTTTTTACAAAACTAATGCGATGTTAGTTGAGACCTTAACATGCATCTTAGTTCTTGATGCCATTGTGGTTGGAATGGATATGCTTATAAAGAAATATGGGCCAACTAATAAAGGAAAAAAGCGCATTTGCCTAATAACAAATGCGCTCTCTCGTCTAAGAGATCCGTTCGAAGGAACAAAAGAAGATCAAGTCAGCACTATTGCTATGCAAATGACTGAGCAGGCCATAAAATTGGAATGCATAGTTGTGAGAGGGAGTTTAAGCAGTGATGCTGATAAGACTATTATGGATGAAAATGACCAGCTACTAGAACTTTTCACCAAGACAACATTGGCAAAGACTGTATATGTTGAAAGTTCAACCTCGTTGTTAGGAGCACTCAGGACTCGGAGTATAGCACCTGTTACAATATTCAGGGGTGATCTTGAAGTGAGCTCAAGCCTAAAAATCAAGGTAAGGTCCACTGCCTGTTATGAGGTCATGCCTGAACTAACCTCATTATGGAGGAATTCTCAGAAACAATTTTCCTTACGAGTCATTTGTAAAccacctctttgtgttgctaataGCATAGGGTTGAGGTTGCGTACATCCAGTATCTAACACATTGTATGTATAGTTAGTCATAAGTAGCGTGTTTTCACTTTTCTGTACTTGCTGAACTTGACACATCTTTTGAGTAAATGCttaccttgctgtttgacttagTTATGTTTTCTAAATCTGTACTTGATGCTGTCAGCCTGTCATAATGTCCTGAAAAAAATTTGAACTCTGACGACAGGGCCACCAACAGTTCACTACTTCTCCATATATGTTTACTCCATATTTCTCAATGACAGGTTTGGGTCTATAAAAAAACTTCGGAAGAGAGATTTCCAACACTGAAAAAATATTCAGATAAAGCACCTGCAAGTGATAGATTTGCCACTCATGAAATCAAGGTCGATTATGAGTATCAAAGCATTCAAGACCCAGGCAAAATTGTGCCTCCGGAACAAAGGATTAAAGGTTATCGCTATGGACCTGAGGTGGTTCCTATCTCAACGGATGAATGGGAAGCTGTCAAGTTCAAACCTGAGAAGAGTGTGAAGCTTCTTGGGTTCACTGATGCTAAAAATATACTACGGTGAGCAGATCTATTATTCACTCAAGATTAATTCACTTGTGGATGTTACAAACTTACAATTAACTGTCTTAATTCCATTTTTATTTGGCCCTTTTGACTGACCATTAATTTCTCTGAATACAATGTAAAATTGTTCTAGTTACTTTATTAAAGCTATTTTTATATTGTCATCCAAAAAGCATTTTGTTGTCATAGCTAGTGTTCGCCGTGACTTGTGAGACATATTGGTCAAGTTTGACATAGTTCGACCACCGAATCGTATTGGCCAATATAAATAGGGCTGGAGGGAATAGTAACCCATGGAGCTCTGATTTTCTTCTTCTCATGCTTTCAGCCAATATTTTATGAAAGATGTCAATTTATTTATTGCTGAACCTGGCAAGAAAGAAGCTGTCATTGCGGTTTCTGCATTGGCTAGGGCCATGAAGGAAATGAATAAGGTAGCAATAGTTCGCTGTGTTTGGAGGCAAGGGCAGGCAGGTGTTGTGATTGGGGTTCTAACACCAAATGTTTCTGCAAAGGACAATATTGTTAGTGTTTTCCCCTTCTTTTAGTAATGCTCGTATAATTCTTTCTTTTAGTTGTCGCTGATTTTACAAGCCTTTTTATTTTCTGTCCTTTATAGTCATctaatttatttttttcttttttttgtgtgtgtgtgggggggcGTGTTCTTTTTGAGAAGGCTGATTCATTTTACTTCAACGTGCTCCCGTTTGCTGAGGATGTTAGAGAGTTCCAGTTTCCTTCTTTCAGAAATCTTCCTGAAGCATTTCAGCCAACAGAAGAACAGCAGGAGGCTTCAGATAATTTCGTAAAGATGCTTGACCTTGCTCCACCTGCAAAAGAGGAGTATCTAAGGCCAGATTTCACTCCGAATCCTGTTCTCGAGGTATGTGGGAACTGTTTGTTTACTAAATTCGGTCGGGTTGTTTGGTTCAAGATTAAGGAATGGAATGGATGGAGTATGATACCATAGaggtatggggttctaaatccattcATTCTTAAAATTCTTTGATTCAATCTAAACTTGTAAGGGGAAGGAATGGTGTGTGAAACCAAGGGGGGaaggtgggtatgagattccaaggggttgggccACTGTTggggtggagttagaatccattgggcaTCTAACCCCATTCCATAATATcccaaccaaacattggaatggatCAAATCCATTCCAAAGTAGCCAACCAAACACCTCCTAACATGCAACTTATTTCTGGCTTCTCGGGGTTTATCTGATCTTAAAGTTCGGGGACATGAAGAAGGAATATCTGTAGATTTGCTTAATGGTAACAGTTAACAGTAATCTCTATTGGAATGGTTTCTTTTTATATATTTCAAACCAAATAATTGATAGAGCTTCGTGTGCCGAATGTTTCTTTGAGGGTCGATTATTACCTTTGTTGAGTGCTAATCATTACTCTCTATATCACCATTTGACATTTAGATGAAATGATGAAATGTAACACGTGCAACAACAGTACAGTACGTTGATAAATGTAACTTTATTTGAAGTAAATAGAAAATAGTTTTTTAAAAACTATTGTCGTATGTGAATATGTGATATTCAGATTTTCTCTAACAAAAGGTTGATCAGAGTCATCTTATGATTATGTAGCGCTTCTACCACTTTCTTGAATTAAGAATAAAAAGCTCGGACACAGCTGTACCTCCACTTGATGAAGCCTTGAAGAGGATAGTTGAACCGGATCCTGAACTTCGTTCTCAAAATATTTCTGTGATTGAAGAATTTCGAAAATGCTTTGAAGTGATGGAAAATCCAAAGGTGCTGATTTAAACCAAACGTTTTAGTAACTGTGTTAGATTAAAATTGTTTGACTCTAATTTGGCCCATTTTACAGAGAAAGAAATCGGCAAGGTCAATAAGGGAAAAACCTTCTGGGTCAGATGATGAGAGGCAGGCTTTACAAGAGTATAGACCAATGGAATCTATTGAAAATGTTCCTATGGCGAAGATTGAGAATGGGGATGGAAAATCGTTGACTAACACTGAAAATGTTCCTATGGCTAAGATTGAGTATGGTGACTATAAACCATCCAGTTCTAATGTTAATTACTCTACTGCCCTTGTTGACAAGATTGGGAAGGTCACTCCGGTAGAGGACTTTAAGGCAATGCTAACGCGTAGAGATAGCCCTGATTGGGTGACTAAAGCAATCAATGGTATGAAGAGTAATATTCTTGAGCTCGTGGAGGACTCTTATGCTGGGAATAACTATGGAAAAGCAATAGACTGTCTTGTTGCCTTTCGAAAAGGTTGTGTTCTTGAGCAGGTATGgtcatcaaacaaacaaaattatcTAAGATTGCCTTATACATGagacaaactcaatcaaatgagGAATGCATAAGGTTTTGGGTTAGACTCATATGTGCAACCGTCTGATAAAAGATTCACTGAACTAAAATATA from Silene latifolia isolate original U9 population chromosome 10, ASM4854445v1, whole genome shotgun sequence encodes:
- the LOC141605183 gene encoding ATP-dependent DNA helicase 2 subunit KU80, whose amino-acid sequence is MARNKESLILLLDVGPKMHGVLPQVEKVCAMLLEKKLMYNKYDEVGIVLFGTQETNNDLTREVGGYENVMVLRSIKVVDGDLVDAVEQLQRGTVPGDFLDAIVVGMDMLIKKYGPTNKGKKRICLITNALSRLRDPFEGTKEDQVSTIAMQMTEQAIKLECIVVRGSLSSDADKTIMDENDQLLELFTKTTLAKTVYVESSTSLLGALRTRSIAPVTIFRGDLEVSSSLKIKVWVYKKTSEERFPTLKKYSDKAPASDRFATHEIKVDYEYQSIQDPGKIVPPEQRIKGYRYGPEVVPISTDEWEAVKFKPEKSVKLLGFTDAKNILRQYFMKDVNLFIAEPGKKEAVIAVSALARAMKEMNKVAIVRCVWRQGQAGVVIGVLTPNVSAKDNIADSFYFNVLPFAEDVREFQFPSFRNLPEAFQPTEEQQEASDNFVKMLDLAPPAKEEYLRPDFTPNPVLERFYHFLELRIKSSDTAVPPLDEALKRIVEPDPELRSQNISVIEEFRKCFEVMENPKRKKSARSIREKPSGSDDERQALQEYRPMESIENVPMAKIENGDGKSLTNTENVPMAKIEYGDYKPSSSNVNYSTALVDKIGKVTPVEDFKAMLTRRDSPDWVTKAINGMKSNILELVEDSYAGNNYGKAIDCLVAFRKGCVLEQEPKPFNDFLQYLCRYCQIHDMTDFCDLLVSKGMTLIAKSEAIDSDVADEAAGSFLGTKDPKVELG
- the LOC141605182 gene encoding uncharacterized protein LOC141605182; protein product: MASMVAYHPSFPCNTKNVTQYKSYLTTVFPSHFRVSSCRQEDQNKKTKKFDQIINRREVILRSSEIATLGALFHFSGTKPSYLGVQKNPPSLALCPATNNCISTSENSSDFTHYAPPWNYNPEGGRGSKNSVSKEAAMQELLEVIESTGPDNFRPKIMEKNDDYVRVEYESPILGFVDDVEFWFPPGKKSIVEYRSASRLGSFDFDVNRKRIKALRQELEKKGWASENTY